From the Alloalcanivorax dieselolei B5 genome, one window contains:
- the dauA gene encoding C4-dicarboxylic acid transporter DauA: MPHRRYLFSLKVGYALRESMAEGYGAGALRKDLIAGLTVGVIAIPLSMALAIASGVPPQHGLYTAIIAGFLIALTGGSRFSVSGPTAAFVVILYPVAQSHGLPGLLMASVLAGAILVLMALCRLGRLIEYIPQAVTLGFTGGIAVVIATLQLSDFLGLNSGPAPEGYLQKWAALIQYLPGLHGPSLLVAAVTLATLILWPRLKTPLPAHLPAVLIGSLLAWGLSRYQLPVETLGSRFSFLMPDGSRGYGIPSVLPAFDWPWNHGVGGGDSDLWSWASLRELVPAAFAIAMLGAIESLLCAVVLDGMSGKRHSANSELLGQGIGNLVAPFFGGITATAAIARSAANFKAGARSPVAAMIHALVVLLGMVALGPWLAYLPMPAMAALLMMVAWNMSEAHKAVHLLRRAPLGEVLVFLTCFSLTVFLDMVVAITVGVLLAALLFMREIAAMTRISDITNSPRLRDYPIPGQWGVLKIVGPLFFAAADRVFTEADGLAAGRSGVVLYMDGVSVLDGGGISALQGFVDRCAARGCQVVVADLGFQPLKTLARAGMEPLPGQLRFSPSLDEALKTLT; encoded by the coding sequence ATGCCCCACCGTCGCTATCTATTCTCGTTGAAAGTAGGCTATGCGTTGCGGGAGAGCATGGCGGAGGGCTATGGCGCGGGGGCTCTGAGAAAGGACCTGATCGCCGGGCTCACGGTCGGCGTTATCGCTATTCCATTATCCATGGCGCTGGCCATTGCCAGTGGGGTGCCTCCCCAGCATGGCCTGTACACCGCCATTATCGCCGGTTTTCTGATTGCCTTGACCGGTGGCTCGCGCTTCAGTGTGTCGGGCCCGACCGCCGCCTTTGTGGTGATCCTCTATCCGGTGGCGCAGAGCCACGGCTTGCCAGGATTGCTGATGGCATCGGTGTTGGCTGGCGCCATACTGGTTTTGATGGCGCTGTGCCGCCTGGGGCGGCTGATCGAGTACATCCCCCAGGCAGTGACGCTGGGGTTCACCGGAGGAATCGCGGTAGTGATCGCGACCCTCCAGCTCAGTGATTTCCTCGGACTCAATAGCGGACCGGCGCCGGAAGGTTATCTGCAGAAGTGGGCGGCGCTGATTCAGTACTTGCCGGGACTGCATGGCCCCAGCCTGCTGGTGGCGGCGGTAACGCTGGCCACCCTGATTCTCTGGCCACGGCTTAAAACGCCGCTGCCGGCGCACTTGCCGGCGGTCTTGATCGGCTCGTTGCTGGCCTGGGGGCTCAGCCGTTACCAATTGCCGGTGGAGACCCTGGGCTCCCGTTTCAGTTTCCTGATGCCGGATGGCTCCCGGGGGTATGGAATCCCATCGGTACTGCCGGCCTTCGACTGGCCCTGGAATCACGGTGTGGGTGGTGGTGACAGCGATCTCTGGTCGTGGGCGTCTTTGCGGGAATTGGTGCCGGCGGCCTTCGCCATCGCCATGCTGGGAGCCATTGAATCACTATTGTGCGCGGTGGTCCTGGACGGTATGTCGGGTAAGCGCCACAGCGCCAATAGTGAACTGTTGGGGCAGGGTATCGGTAATCTGGTGGCGCCGTTTTTTGGCGGGATTACCGCCACCGCGGCGATCGCCCGATCCGCGGCCAATTTCAAGGCGGGAGCCAGGTCGCCGGTGGCCGCCATGATCCATGCCCTGGTGGTACTGCTGGGGATGGTGGCATTGGGGCCCTGGCTGGCCTATTTGCCGATGCCGGCCATGGCGGCGTTGCTGATGATGGTGGCCTGGAACATGAGTGAGGCTCACAAGGCGGTGCACCTGCTCCGCCGTGCTCCCCTGGGCGAGGTGCTGGTCTTTCTGACCTGTTTCTCCCTCACGGTCTTCCTGGATATGGTGGTGGCCATCACCGTGGGGGTGCTGCTGGCTGCATTGCTGTTCATGCGTGAAATCGCCGCCATGACGCGGATCTCCGACATTACCAATTCGCCCCGGTTGCGGGACTATCCGATCCCGGGACAGTGGGGGGTGCTCAAAATCGTGGGCCCGCTGTTCTTCGCCGCCGCCGACCGTGTCTTCACCGAAGCCGACGGGCTGGCCGCCGGCCGGTCTGGTGTGGTGCTGTATATGGATGGGGTGTCGGTGCTCGATGGTGGGGGTATTTCCGCTCTGCAGGGCTTTGTCGATCGTTGCGCCGCCCGCGGGTGTCAGGTGGTGGTGGCGGATCTGGGCTTCCAACCCCTCAAGACCCTGGCTCGGGCCGGTATGGAGCCGCTGCCGGGACAGTTGAGATTCTCTCCGAGTCTCGATGAGGCCTTGAAGACGCTGACCTGA
- the rplQ gene encoding 50S ribosomal protein L17, whose product MRHRKSGRKLNRNSSHRQAMFRNMAVSLLEHEAIKTTLPKAKELRRVAEPLITLAKEDSVANRRLAFSRTRSKEVVGKLFNELGPRYKARPGGYVRILKMGFRAGDNAPMAYVELVDRPEPGEAADAE is encoded by the coding sequence ATGCGTCATCGCAAGAGCGGCAGAAAACTGAATCGGAACAGCTCACATCGTCAGGCCATGTTCCGTAACATGGCGGTGTCGCTGCTGGAACACGAAGCGATCAAGACCACCTTGCCGAAGGCAAAGGAGTTGCGTCGTGTTGCTGAGCCCCTGATCACTCTGGCCAAGGAAGATTCCGTGGCCAACCGTCGCCTGGCGTTCAGCCGGACCCGGTCCAAGGAAGTGGTGGGTAAGCTGTTCAATGAACTGGGCCCGCGTTACAAAGCGCGTCCGGGCGGCTATGTGCGGATCCTGAAAATGGGCTTCCGTGCCGGCGATAACGCCCCGATGGCCTATGTGGAACTGGTGGATCGTCCCGAGCCGGGTGAAGCCGCCGACGCTGAATAA
- a CDS encoding DNA-directed RNA polymerase subunit alpha — MTAVNEFLTPRSIAVNAISETHAKVVLEPLERGFGHTLGTALRRILLSSMPGCAITEVEIDGVQHEYSTIDGIQEDVINILLNLKGVALKMEDREEAVLELVKKGPGDVTANDIQRDHSVEVVNPEHLICTITGDTELRVRMKVEKGRGYVPADSRRDDDDETRGIGRLQLDASFSPVRRVAYVVEAARVEQRTDLDKLVIDLETNGTIDPEEAIRRAATILQQQIAVFVDLEQDAKPEPKQEREEVDPILLRPVDDLELTVRSANCLKAENIYYIGDLVQRTEVELLKTPNLGKKSLTEIKDVLASKGLALGMRLENWPPVSLRDDDRLNTKLR, encoded by the coding sequence ATGACCGCCGTGAACGAATTTCTCACGCCCCGCTCGATCGCGGTCAACGCGATCAGCGAGACCCACGCCAAGGTTGTGCTTGAGCCGCTGGAGCGGGGTTTTGGGCATACGCTGGGCACGGCGCTGCGCCGCATCCTGTTGTCCAGCATGCCGGGATGCGCCATCACTGAAGTGGAGATCGATGGCGTACAGCACGAATACTCCACCATTGACGGTATTCAGGAAGATGTGATCAACATCCTTCTGAACCTCAAGGGTGTGGCTTTGAAGATGGAAGACCGGGAAGAAGCGGTCCTGGAACTGGTCAAAAAAGGCCCGGGTGACGTGACCGCCAATGACATCCAGCGTGATCACAGCGTGGAAGTCGTCAACCCGGAGCACCTGATCTGCACCATCACGGGTGACACCGAACTGCGTGTCCGTATGAAGGTGGAGAAAGGTCGGGGCTATGTGCCCGCGGACAGCCGTCGCGACGATGACGATGAAACCCGTGGCATTGGCCGTCTGCAACTGGACGCCAGCTTCAGCCCTGTGCGCCGTGTGGCCTACGTGGTGGAGGCTGCCCGGGTGGAGCAGCGGACCGATCTGGACAAACTGGTTATCGACCTGGAAACCAACGGGACCATTGATCCCGAGGAAGCCATTCGTCGCGCGGCCACCATTCTGCAGCAACAGATCGCGGTATTTGTCGATCTGGAGCAGGATGCCAAGCCCGAGCCGAAACAGGAACGGGAGGAAGTCGATCCCATCCTGCTGCGTCCGGTGGATGATCTGGAACTGACGGTACGTTCCGCCAACTGTCTGAAAGCCGAGAATATTTACTACATCGGTGATCTGGTACAGCGCACCGAGGTGGAGTTGCTGAAAACGCCGAACCTCGGCAAGAAGTCGCTCACCGAGATCAAGGATGTGTTGGCTTCCAAAGGGTTGGCGCTGGGCATGCGTCTGGAGAACTGGCCGCCGGTCAGCCTCCGTGATGATGACCGACTGAACACCAAATTGCGCTAA
- the rpsD gene encoding 30S ribosomal protein S4, producing the protein MARYLGPKCKLSRREGTDLFLKSGIRPLESKCKAEQPPGQAAAGRRPSRLSDYGVQLREKQKVRRMYGVLEKQFRSYYKKAARSRGATGEVLLQLLEGRLDNVVYRMGFGATRSEARQLVSHRAILVNGQSVNIPSYQINAGDVITVREKSKNQLRVKNAMELAQQRGFPTWLEVDEKKLEGTFKALPERIDLPAEINENLIVELYSK; encoded by the coding sequence ATGGCAAGATATCTCGGTCCCAAGTGCAAGCTTTCCCGTCGTGAAGGCACTGACCTGTTTTTGAAGAGCGGCATCCGTCCGCTGGAATCCAAGTGCAAGGCGGAGCAACCTCCGGGTCAGGCCGCCGCCGGTCGCCGCCCCAGTCGTTTGTCCGACTATGGTGTGCAGCTGCGGGAAAAACAGAAAGTACGTCGTATGTACGGTGTACTGGAAAAGCAGTTCCGTAGTTACTACAAGAAGGCGGCCCGCTCCCGTGGCGCCACCGGTGAAGTGTTGCTGCAACTGCTGGAAGGTCGTCTCGACAATGTGGTTTACCGCATGGGCTTCGGTGCTACCCGCTCGGAAGCGCGTCAGTTGGTATCCCACCGTGCGATCCTGGTTAACGGTCAGTCCGTTAACATTCCGTCCTACCAGATCAACGCCGGTGATGTGATTACCGTGCGTGAGAAGTCCAAGAACCAGCTGCGCGTGAAAAACGCCATGGAGCTGGCTCAGCAACGTGGCTTCCCGACCTGGTTGGAAGTGGACGAGAAGAAGCTCGAAGGTACTTTCAAAGCGCTGCCGGAGCGCATCGATCTCCCTGCTGAGATCAATGAAAACCTGATCGTCGAGCTGTACTCCAAGTAA
- the rpsK gene encoding 30S ribosomal protein S11, translated as MAKAKRDSGARRKKVTRTVADGIAHVHASFNNTIITITDRQGNALSWATSGGAGFRGSRKSTPFAAQVAAENAGNAAKDYGLKNLEVRVKGPGPGRESSIRALNACGYKITHIQDVTPIPHNGCRPPKKRRV; from the coding sequence ATGGCTAAAGCGAAAAGAGACAGTGGCGCACGTCGGAAGAAGGTAACGCGGACCGTTGCGGATGGCATCGCTCACGTACACGCTTCTTTCAATAACACCATCATTACCATCACTGATCGTCAGGGCAATGCGTTGTCCTGGGCGACCTCTGGTGGCGCGGGTTTCCGTGGCTCCCGTAAGAGCACCCCGTTCGCGGCCCAGGTGGCTGCCGAAAACGCCGGAAACGCCGCCAAGGACTACGGCTTGAAGAATCTGGAAGTGCGGGTGAAAGGCCCGGGTCCGGGTCGCGAGTCTTCCATTCGGGCGCTGAACGCCTGTGGTTACAAGATTACCCATATTCAGGACGTGACGCCGATTCCGCACAATGGTTGCCGTCCGCCGAAGAAGCGCCGCGTGTAA
- the rpsM gene encoding 30S ribosomal protein S13: protein MARIAGVNIPDNKHTVISLTYIFGIGRTRARQICEQTGIAPEVKIRDLSGDQLDAIRAEIAKVSTEGDLRREINMNIKRLMDLGCYRGIRHRRGLPLRGQRTKTNARTRKGPRKPIRK from the coding sequence ATGGCCCGTATTGCAGGCGTAAACATCCCGGACAACAAACATACGGTGATTTCCCTCACCTATATTTTCGGGATCGGCCGCACCCGTGCTCGCCAGATTTGCGAGCAGACCGGCATTGCGCCGGAGGTTAAGATTCGTGATCTGTCCGGCGATCAGCTGGACGCGATCCGTGCGGAGATTGCCAAGGTTTCCACGGAGGGCGACCTGCGTCGGGAAATCAACATGAATATCAAGCGGTTGATGGATCTGGGCTGCTACCGTGGCATCCGCCATCGTCGCGGCTTGCCGCTGCGCGGTCAGCGCACCAAAACCAACGCCCGCACCCGTAAGGGCCCGCGGAAACCGATCCGCAAGTAA
- the rpmJ gene encoding 50S ribosomal protein L36: MKVQASVKKICRNCKVIRRKGRVMVICSAEPRHKQRQG, translated from the coding sequence ATGAAAGTTCAGGCTTCTGTAAAGAAGATCTGCCGTAACTGCAAAGTGATCCGCCGCAAGGGCCGGGTCATGGTGATCTGCAGTGCCGAGCCGCGGCACAAGCAGCGTCAGGGTTAA
- the secY gene encoding preprotein translocase subunit SecY: MAKNRAQTLNSGAVAASGGATRELWRRIGFLLGALLVFRIGAHIPVPGMNPDMLEQMFNQNRDTILGLFNMFSGGSLERMSIFALGIMPYITASIVIQLMTAVVPSLEQLRKEGEQGRRKITQYTRYLTVALALVQSFGVCAGLKSQGITLLPEGADSMQVASFYFVAVTSLVTGTIFLMWLGEQITERGIGNGISMLIFASIVAGLPGAVAQTFESARQGELGLLAMLMVFLVAVAVIFGVVFVERGQRRITVNYARRQQGRRVYAAQQSHLPLKVNMAGVIPAIFASSILLFPASLTQWFSDSNPDSWWGMTLRRVSDALLPGTPLYILLFTLAIMFFCYFYTALVFNPKDVADNLKKSGAYIPGIRPGEQSARYIDTVMGRLTLIGAVYMTLVCLLPLGLQAIWNVPFYLGGTSLLIVVVVVMDFWGQVNSHLMSTQYEKLMKKANLKGYGGTGLVR; this comes from the coding sequence ATGGCCAAGAACCGTGCACAAACGCTTAACAGTGGTGCCGTCGCAGCCAGCGGTGGTGCCACTCGGGAGTTGTGGCGTCGTATCGGATTCCTGCTTGGGGCCCTGCTGGTGTTCCGGATCGGGGCGCATATTCCGGTGCCGGGTATGAACCCGGACATGTTGGAACAGATGTTCAACCAAAACCGGGATACCATCCTTGGCCTGTTCAACATGTTCTCCGGCGGCTCCCTGGAGCGCATGAGTATTTTTGCGCTTGGCATCATGCCGTACATTACCGCGAGCATCGTGATTCAGTTGATGACCGCGGTAGTGCCCAGCCTTGAGCAACTGCGAAAGGAAGGGGAGCAAGGGCGCCGCAAGATTACTCAGTATACCCGGTATCTGACCGTCGCCTTGGCGCTGGTGCAGTCTTTCGGAGTATGCGCGGGCCTGAAAAGCCAGGGGATTACCCTGTTGCCGGAAGGCGCCGACAGCATGCAGGTGGCGAGCTTCTATTTTGTAGCCGTGACCTCATTGGTGACTGGAACGATTTTCCTGATGTGGCTGGGTGAGCAGATCACCGAGCGGGGCATCGGGAACGGCATTTCCATGCTGATTTTCGCTTCCATCGTGGCCGGCTTGCCGGGTGCGGTGGCGCAGACCTTCGAGTCCGCCCGTCAGGGCGAACTGGGGCTGCTGGCCATGCTGATGGTGTTTCTGGTGGCCGTGGCGGTGATTTTCGGTGTGGTGTTCGTGGAGCGCGGTCAACGCCGCATTACCGTGAACTATGCCCGACGTCAGCAGGGCCGCCGGGTATACGCGGCGCAGCAAAGTCATTTGCCGCTGAAAGTGAACATGGCGGGTGTGATTCCGGCGATTTTCGCCAGTTCCATCCTGCTGTTTCCGGCGTCACTGACCCAATGGTTCAGTGATTCCAACCCGGATTCCTGGTGGGGGATGACCCTGCGCCGGGTTAGCGATGCGCTGTTGCCGGGTACGCCGCTGTACATTCTGTTATTTACGCTGGCGATCATGTTCTTCTGCTACTTCTATACGGCGTTGGTGTTCAACCCGAAGGACGTGGCGGACAACCTGAAGAAATCCGGGGCTTATATCCCGGGTATTCGCCCCGGTGAGCAATCAGCACGTTACATCGATACCGTGATGGGCCGTCTGACCCTGATCGGTGCCGTGTACATGACGCTGGTTTGTCTGTTGCCGTTGGGTTTGCAGGCGATCTGGAATGTACCCTTCTATCTGGGCGGTACTTCGCTGCTGATCGTGGTAGTCGTAGTGATGGACTTCTGGGGCCAGGTCAATTCCCATTTGATGTCCACTCAGTACGAAAAACTGATGAAGAAAGCCAACCTGAAAGGGTATGGCGGCACCGGTCTGGTGCGTTAA
- the rplO gene encoding 50S ribosomal protein L15, whose amino-acid sequence MRLNDLHPAEGSRPAQKRVGRGIGSGLGKTGGRGHKGQKSRSGGTVKPGFEGGQMPLQRRVPKFGFTSKLAMATAEVRLEELAKVEGDVIDLASLKAAGVVRSDKKRAKIVLRGGIDRAVTVRGVAITKGAREAVEKAGGKVEE is encoded by the coding sequence ATGCGTTTGAATGATCTGCATCCCGCTGAAGGTTCCCGTCCGGCCCAGAAACGGGTTGGCCGCGGTATCGGCTCCGGTCTCGGTAAAACGGGTGGTCGTGGCCATAAAGGTCAGAAATCCCGTTCCGGTGGCACCGTGAAGCCCGGGTTCGAAGGTGGTCAGATGCCGCTGCAGCGTCGTGTGCCGAAGTTCGGTTTCACGTCCAAGCTGGCAATGGCGACCGCTGAAGTACGCCTGGAAGAGCTGGCTAAAGTGGAAGGCGACGTGATCGACCTGGCCTCTTTGAAAGCCGCTGGCGTGGTTCGTTCTGACAAGAAGCGCGCCAAGATCGTGCTGCGCGGCGGTATTGACCGTGCCGTGACGGTGCGTGGCGTGGCGATCACCAAAGGTGCCCGCGAAGCGGTGGAAAAAGCCGGCGGTAAAGTCGAGGAATAA
- the rpmD gene encoding 50S ribosomal protein L30, protein MADKIKVTQVKSTNGRLEKHKACVRGLGLRRIGHTVEVEDTPAVRGMINKVAYMVRVEGE, encoded by the coding sequence ATGGCTGACAAGATCAAGGTAACGCAGGTAAAAAGCACCAACGGCCGGCTGGAAAAGCACAAGGCCTGTGTGCGTGGTCTCGGTCTGCGCCGTATTGGCCATACCGTTGAAGTTGAAGACACCCCTGCGGTACGCGGCATGATTAACAAAGTCGCGTACATGGTGCGGGTAGAGGGAGAATAA
- the rpsE gene encoding 30S ribosomal protein S5, which yields MAKVDPNEGLQEKLVQVNRVAKVVKGGRIFGFTALTVVGDGNGKVGFGRGKAREVPAAIQKALEAARRNMIQVELNGTTIQHPIKARHGASKVFMQPASDGTGVIAGGAMRAVLEVAGVQNVLAKCYGSTNPVNVVRATFEGLKAMASAESVAAKRGKTVEEILS from the coding sequence ATGGCGAAAGTTGATCCCAACGAAGGTCTCCAGGAGAAGCTGGTTCAGGTGAACCGGGTTGCCAAGGTGGTGAAAGGCGGCCGTATTTTCGGCTTCACTGCTTTGACCGTGGTGGGTGACGGTAATGGCAAAGTGGGTTTCGGTCGCGGTAAGGCCCGCGAAGTGCCCGCCGCCATCCAGAAGGCCCTGGAAGCTGCCCGTCGCAACATGATTCAGGTGGAGCTTAACGGCACCACCATTCAGCATCCGATCAAGGCTCGGCACGGCGCCTCCAAGGTGTTCATGCAGCCGGCCAGCGACGGTACCGGTGTAATCGCCGGTGGTGCCATGCGCGCCGTGCTGGAAGTGGCCGGTGTGCAGAACGTACTGGCCAAGTGCTATGGTTCCACCAACCCGGTGAATGTGGTTCGCGCCACGTTCGAGGGTTTGAAAGCGATGGCCTCCGCGGAATCCGTTGCCGCCAAGCGCGGTAAAACGGTCGAAGAGATCCTGAGCTAA
- the rplR gene encoding 50S ribosomal protein L18: MMDKKVARLRRAKRTRLKIRELGELRLSVHRTPRHIYAQIISTAGDRVLASASTVEKDLRAGATGNSEAAAKVGELIAQRAKEAGIESVAFDRSGFRYHGRVKALADAARENGLKF; encoded by the coding sequence ATGATGGACAAGAAAGTTGCACGTCTGCGCAGGGCAAAGCGTACTCGCCTGAAGATTCGTGAGCTGGGCGAGCTTCGTCTTTCCGTGCATCGCACTCCGCGCCATATTTATGCGCAAATCATCAGCACCGCTGGTGATCGCGTGCTGGCCTCCGCGAGCACGGTTGAAAAAGACCTGCGTGCTGGCGCGACGGGTAATTCTGAAGCCGCCGCTAAAGTTGGCGAGTTGATCGCTCAACGCGCTAAAGAGGCGGGTATCGAAAGCGTGGCCTTTGACCGTTCCGGTTTCCGTTATCACGGCCGGGTCAAGGCGCTGGCGGATGCCGCACGCGAAAACGGGCTTAAATTCTAA